A stretch of Malus sylvestris chromosome 11, drMalSylv7.2, whole genome shotgun sequence DNA encodes these proteins:
- the LOC126591294 gene encoding putative GTP diphosphokinase RSH1, chloroplastic produces the protein MASAPSMSVSLECVNVCKLSKGDASGRNDCSVLSCAWKAPRVLTGFLASTAHPPQCSWLPDGRNGRRNRINHRCQSSSIGGWNSAEASDFVVLGRLLKSGLLHVGCKRWHLRCSSSLCSDVLDEVSPESLWEDLKPSISYLSPEELELVHNAFKLAFEAHDGQKRRSGEPFIIHPVEVARILGELELDWESIASGLLHDTVEDTNVVTFERIEEEFGATVRHIVEGETKVSKLGKLKCKSEEDSVQDVKADDLRQMLLAMTQEVRVIIVKLADRLHNMRTLSHMPPHKQSSIARETLQVFAPLAKLLGMYQIKLELENLSFMYTNAEDYAKIKRRVAGLYKEHEKELVEANKILMKRIEDDEFLELMTVKTEVHAVCKEPYSIYKAALKCKSSVNEINQIAQLRIVIKPKPSLGAGPLCTPQQICYHVLGLVHGIWTPIPRTMKDYIATPKPNGYQSLHTTVIPFLYESILRLEVQIRTEEMDLIAQRGIASHYSGRGSVTGLVGRSLPNGRSSRGKTVCLNNANIALRIGWLNAIREWQEEFVGNMSSREFVETITRDLLGSRVFVFTPRGEIKNLPKGATVIDYAYMIHTEVGNKMVAAKVNGNLVSPMHVLVNAEVVEIITYNSLTGKSAFQRHKQWLQHAKTRSARHKIMKFLREQAALSVAEITADKVHDFIADSEEQIEAQELPSTSKGYKPLWEKMKGISVPERSSIDPFQITNGSALAPKVNGKHNKNVQHVSLKAAGESLSQGNGVARMLQANIPMCKEALPSLESWQASKVASWHSIEGHSIQWFCVVSVDRKGMMAEVTTALAAAGITICSCVAEIDGERRMAVMLFHIEGNAESLVIACSSIDIILGVLGWSTGCSVPSSKDNLQYLEC, from the exons ATGGCTTCCGCTCCTTCCATGTCAG TTTCTTTAGAATGCGTGAATGTGTGTAAGCTATCGAAAGGGGACGCAAGTGGGAGAAATGACTGTAGCGTGCTCTCCTGTGCTTGGAAAGCTCCAAGAGTCTTAACGGGGTTTCTTGCAAGCACCGCTCATCCTCCTCAGTGTTCGTGGTTGCCGGATGGACGAAATGGAAGAAGAAACCGGATTAATCAT AGATGTCAGTCCTCTAGCATAGGAGGTTGGAATTCTGCCGAAGCTTCAGATTTTGTTGTTCTTGGAAGACTGCTTAAATCCGGTTTGCTTCATGTTGGTTGTAAGAGATGGCATCTGCGCTGTTCTTCATCTTTGTGCTCGGATGTCTTGGATGAGGTTTCTCCTGAATCATTGTGGGAG GATCTTAAGCCGTCTATCTCATACCTCTCACCTGAGGAACTGGAACTTGTCCATAATGCTTTTAAG CTGGCTTTTGAAGCCCATGATGGTCAGAAAAGGCGCAGTGGAGAGCCTTTCATCATTCATCCCGTTGAAGTTGCACGAATTTTAGGAGAACTT GAGTTGGATTGGGAATCTATTGCATCTGGATTACTACATGATACAGTCGAGGATACCAATGTTGTTACTTTCGAAAGGATAGAGGAGGAGTTTGGTGCTACTGTTCGCCATATTGTAGAAGGAGAAACTAAG GTGTCGAAGCTGGGAAAATTGAAATGCAAGAGTGAAGAGGATTCTGTACAAGATGTAAAAGCAGATGACCTTCGCCAGATGCTTCTAGCCATGACACAGGAG GTCCGAGTTATCATTGTCAAATTAGCTGACAGACTCCATAACATGCGTACTCTTTCACACATGCCTCCGCATAAGCAG TCAAGCATTGCACGAGAGACATTGCAGGTCTTTGCTCCTCTAGCAAAGTTGCTTGGGATGTACCAAATCAAG TTGGAACTCGAAAACCTTTCCTTCATGTACACAAATGCTGAAGATTATGCTAAGATCAAAAGAAGAGTTGCAGGCCTCTACAAAGAGCATGAGAAAGAACTTGTGGAG gcaaataaaattttgatgaaGAGGATCGAGGATGATGAGTTCTTAGAACTTATGACTGTGAAAACTGAAGTTCATGCTGTGTGTAAGGAACCATACAG TATCTATAAGGCTGCGCTCAAATGTAAAAGTTCAGTTAACGAGATCAATCAAATTGCACAG CTTCGAATTGTAATCAAACCAAAGCCATCCCTTGGAGCTGGACCTTTGTGCACCCCACAACAG ATCTGCTACCATGTCCTAGGGTTGGTTCATGGAATCTGGACCCCTATTCCTCGAACG ATGAAAGACTATATTGCCACTCCAAAACCTAATGGCTATCAAAGTCTCCATACAACTGTAATTCCTTTCTTGTATGAGAGCATTTTGCGTCTAGAAGTGCAG ATAAGAACAGAAGAGATGGATCTGATAGCTCAGAGAGGAATTGCTTCTCATTATAGTGGGAGAGGATCTGTTACCGGTTTAGTTGGGCGTAGTCTCCCTAATGGTAGAAGTTCAAGAGGGAAGACTGTTTGCCTTAACAATGCAAACATTGCACTCAGG ATTGGCTGGCTCAATGCAATTAGAGAATGGCAAGAAGAATTTGTTGGCAACATGAGCTCTAGAGAATTTGTTGAAACTATCACTAGAGATCTATTAGGCAGTCGTGTGTTTGTCTTTACTCCCAGGGGAGAG ATAAAAAATCTTCCGAAAGGGGCAACTGTTATTGACTATGCATACATGATACACACTGAAGTTGGCAACAAAATGGTAGCAGCAAAG GTCAATGGAAATCTTGTTTCTCCAATGCATGTACTTGTAAATGCAGAAGTTGTGGAGATAATCACTTATAAT TCACTTACCGGAAAATCAGCTTTTCAGAGGCATAAACAGTGGTTGCAACATGCAAAAACACGTAGTGCCAGACACAAAattatgaaa TTCTTAAGGGAGCAAGCAGCCCTGTCTGTTGCTGAAATAACAGCCGATAAAGTACATGACTTCATTGCTGATTCTGAAGAACAGATCGAAGCACAAGAGCTCCCAAGTACCTCCAAAGGATACAAACCTTTATGGGAAAAAATGAAGGGTATTTCAGTGCCAGAACGAAGTTCTATAGATCCCTTTCAAATTACAAATGGAAGCGCCTTGGCTCCCAAGGTGAATGGGAAGCACAACAAGAATGTTCAGCATGTAAGTTTAAAGGCTGCAGGGGAGTCGTTGTCACAAGGGAATGGTGTTGCCAGAATGTTGCAAGCTAACATTCCAATGTGCAAGGAAGCCTTGCCCAGTTTAGAAAGTTGGCAGGCCAGCAAGGTTGCCTCTTGGCATAGTATTGAAGGGCACTCCATACAATGGTTCTGCGTGGTTTCTGTAGATCGAAAAG